One Dehalococcoidales bacterium DNA segment encodes these proteins:
- a CDS encoding MFS transporter, with protein sequence MKATAVKTEHSYEEKCTAGVNASGLNYRVALNVAASVLIMCCAGSVYAWSIFVAPLQSTYGLSTGQTQLIFGFIIASFSITMLFVDRIQLKLGLRITACIGAVLFSAGYLLASFSGGSVFIILLGISVLSGAGMGFGYVTVLTNLVKWLPGHKGLATGIAVAGFGSGAILLSQIVQPILNHGMAVNDIFRAIGIIYGVIFLAGALLISAPLTTTKTEYEKPASVRTFAKDRHFWVLFYTFFAGSFAGLMLIGNLKAIGLTYGISERSAGLAIVVLSMGNAAGRILWGQVYDKIGGKRAVAAALALTSVFTLILVTRIPGDIAFLALCLVFGLCYGANFVLYASDVSNIYGIQQLGVIYPFVSIAYGISGIAGPLAGGFIFDATKHYSLPIILSAVICISGLAVYTMLMGKTARPQ encoded by the coding sequence ATGAAAGCAACTGCGGTTAAAACCGAACACAGCTATGAGGAAAAATGCACCGCCGGTGTTAATGCCAGCGGGCTCAACTACCGCGTTGCCCTTAACGTGGCGGCCTCCGTCCTCATCATGTGCTGCGCCGGCTCCGTGTATGCCTGGAGTATCTTCGTCGCACCACTACAAAGCACCTACGGACTTTCCACCGGGCAAACCCAGCTTATTTTCGGTTTCATTATCGCCAGTTTTTCCATTACCATGCTATTCGTCGACCGCATACAGCTAAAGCTGGGACTAAGAATAACGGCCTGTATCGGGGCGGTTCTTTTCAGCGCCGGCTACCTGCTCGCGTCTTTTTCCGGCGGCAGTGTCTTTATTATTCTGCTAGGCATCAGCGTTCTCTCCGGGGCGGGTATGGGGTTCGGCTACGTTACAGTGCTGACCAACCTGGTCAAGTGGTTACCCGGCCACAAAGGACTGGCTACCGGCATCGCGGTGGCCGGCTTCGGAAGCGGGGCCATCCTGCTCTCCCAAATAGTGCAGCCCATCCTGAACCACGGCATGGCCGTTAACGATATCTTCCGGGCCATCGGCATAATATACGGCGTCATTTTTCTGGCCGGCGCCCTGCTTATATCCGCACCTCTTACAACGACTAAAACGGAGTACGAAAAGCCCGCCAGCGTCAGGACATTTGCCAAAGACCGGCATTTCTGGGTACTTTTTTACACTTTTTTTGCCGGCTCCTTTGCCGGCCTGATGCTCATCGGCAATTTGAAGGCCATCGGCCTGACCTACGGCATCAGCGAAAGGTCGGCGGGGCTGGCTATCGTTGTCCTATCAATGGGCAACGCCGCCGGCCGAATTCTCTGGGGCCAGGTCTATGATAAAATCGGCGGCAAACGCGCGGTAGCCGCGGCACTGGCGCTTACCTCCGTTTTCACGCTGATACTGGTCACCAGGATTCCCGGCGATATCGCTTTCCTCGCGCTCTGCCTCGTTTTCGGTCTGTGCTACGGGGCGAACTTCGTCCTCTACGCTTCAGACGTGTCAAATATCTACGGCATCCAGCAACTCGGCGTCATTTATCCCTTTGTCTCCATCGCTTACGGCATTTCCGGCATTGCCGGGCCGCTGGCCGGCGGGTTTATCTTCGATGCCACCAAACACTACTCGCTCCCCATCATCCTTTCCGCCGTCATCTGTATCTCCGGACTGGCGGTATACACCATGCTGATGGGCAAAACGGCGCGTCCCCAATAA
- a CDS encoding glycosyltransferase family 2 protein, with protein MTSPKVTVAMPAYNEDRFIGSMVIKARKYADKIIVLDDGSTDGTADVAGAAGAYVVRHTENRGKGVAIQSIISEAKKDMPDVLIVLDADGQHNPDEIPRLVQAVLDGADMVIGSRKLVKKSIPSYRRVGQNILLFSTRFLTRNKITDSESGFRAFSRKAIAELELNQKGFAVESEMIAVAEEKNLKIAEVPITVQYRGDGSTLHPVRHGVGVLAQIVNMISERKPLFFFGILGSLLTMGGLVAGIRTVQIFTVTYRLPVGTVMLSVLFFIIGVLCLFTGVILHALAHRK; from the coding sequence ATGACAAGCCCTAAAGTAACGGTAGCCATGCCCGCCTACAACGAGGACAGGTTTATCGGCTCCATGGTAATCAAAGCCAGGAAGTACGCCGATAAGATAATCGTCCTGGATGACGGCAGCACTGACGGCACCGCGGACGTCGCCGGGGCGGCCGGGGCTTACGTCGTCAGGCATACGGAGAACCGGGGCAAAGGCGTGGCCATCCAGAGCATTATCAGCGAGGCCAAGAAGGACATGCCGGATGTCCTTATCGTCCTGGACGCGGACGGCCAGCATAACCCGGACGAGATACCGCGGCTGGTACAGGCGGTACTGGACGGCGCGGACATGGTCATCGGCTCCCGTAAACTCGTTAAAAAGAGCATCCCCTCCTACCGCCGCGTCGGGCAGAACATCCTGCTCTTTTCCACCCGTTTCCTGACCAGGAACAAGATTACCGACTCCGAGTCCGGGTTCAGGGCTTTTTCGCGGAAAGCTATCGCCGAGCTGGAGCTGAACCAGAAAGGCTTCGCCGTGGAGTCGGAAATGATCGCCGTCGCCGAGGAGAAAAACCTTAAAATCGCCGAGGTGCCCATTACCGTGCAGTACCGGGGCGACGGCTCCACGCTGCATCCGGTCAGGCACGGCGTGGGCGTGCTGGCGCAAATAGTGAATATGATTTCAGAGAGGAAGCCCCTTTTCTTCTTCGGCATCCTGGGTAGCCTGCTGACCATGGGCGGTCTGGTGGCCGGCATCAGAACGGTGCAAATTTTCACCGTCACTTACCGGCTGCCGGTGGGCACGGTCATGCTTTCCGTCCTCTTTTTCATCATCGGCGTGCTCTGCCTTTTCACCGGCGTCATTCTCCACGCGCTGGCCCACCGTAAATAG
- a CDS encoding nuclear transport factor 2 family protein: MATLEELQKRIQRLEDIKQIENLQRIYGYYRDYEEWEKVVDLFSDNAESVEECDYGVYKGKAGVKRYYIDLLKGGKDAKPRIGYMSIGMQIQGVVTVDPDGQTAKGRWYGFFVEARSTLTLHEGELRQLWAHGIYENEYVKENGKWLIKKLYFFLNFRTPYEDGWLKTPVVGHSGPSRDVPPDAPPTLWRPYPAGAHLPVHFKHPVTGK; this comes from the coding sequence ATGGCCACACTGGAAGAACTGCAAAAAAGAATACAGCGCCTGGAAGACATCAAGCAGATAGAAAACCTACAGCGGATTTACGGCTATTACCGCGACTACGAGGAGTGGGAAAAGGTGGTGGACCTCTTCAGCGACAACGCCGAGTCCGTAGAGGAATGTGATTACGGTGTTTATAAAGGCAAGGCCGGCGTGAAGCGTTATTACATCGACCTGCTCAAGGGCGGCAAAGACGCCAAGCCGAGAATCGGTTATATGTCCATCGGCATGCAGATACAGGGCGTGGTCACGGTGGACCCGGACGGTCAGACCGCCAAAGGCCGCTGGTACGGCTTTTTCGTGGAAGCCCGGTCAACGCTAACCCTGCATGAAGGAGAACTGCGGCAGCTCTGGGCTCACGGCATTTATGAGAACGAGTACGTCAAAGAAAACGGCAAATGGCTGATTAAAAAGCTCTATTTCTTCCTCAATTTCCGCACCCCTTACGAAGATGGCTGGCTGAAAACACCGGTGGTGGGGCACAGCGGACCCAGCCGGGATGTACCCCCGGACGCCCCGCCCACCCTATGGCGACCCTACCCCGCCGGCGCCCATCTGCCGGTGCATTTCAAACACCCGGTAACCGGTAAATAG